A genome region from Anopheles stephensi strain Indian chromosome 2, UCI_ANSTEP_V1.0, whole genome shotgun sequence includes the following:
- the LOC118506488 gene encoding transmembrane protein 17-like isoform X2 codes for MKGNGHFASSDYTEEEVISHLWVQLLIHLNVYSYGVWLVVTVAFLHYEFATVSGIEKTLSILSLVVAIPLEAVRLYLGHTGNLMSAIPSFAGFLILSLLIQLPLQLYLLLATHTTKHTVPLVVQSITILLLVLQILVGVPAMRKLSDFRRKQFQTQRWQYAGKRTVDEGDE; via the exons ATGAAAGGGAATGGACATTTTGCATCGAGCGATTACACAG AGGAAGAAGTCATTTCCCACCTATGGGTGCAGCTGTTAATTCACCTCAACGTTTATTCGTATGGCGTATGGCTGGTGGTGACCGTCGCATTTCTCCACTACGAG TTCGccaccgtgagcggtatcgagaaAACACTCTCCATCCTTTCGCTGGTGGTTGCCATACCGCTCGAGGCCGTACGGCTCTACCTTGGCCACACGGGAAATCTGATGAGTGCG ATACCCAGTTTTGCCGGATTCCTTATACTTTCGCTACTGATTCAGCTACCGCTGCAGCTGTATCTTCTGCTGgccacacacaccacaaaGCACACCGTACCGCTGGTGGTGCAGTCGATCACGATCCTGCTGCTCGTGCTGCAGATTCTCGTTGGCGTACCGGCGATGAGGAAACTGTCCGACTTTCGTaggaaacaatttcaaacacaACGCTGGCAGTACGCGGGCAAACGGACGGTAGACGAAGGAGATGAATGA
- the LOC118506488 gene encoding transmembrane protein 17-like isoform X1, protein MDILHRAITQVSIIIGTPYRATLANVSTPYDRAEEEVISHLWVQLLIHLNVYSYGVWLVVTVAFLHYEFATVSGIEKTLSILSLVVAIPLEAVRLYLGHTGNLMSAIPSFAGFLILSLLIQLPLQLYLLLATHTTKHTVPLVVQSITILLLVLQILVGVPAMRKLSDFRRKQFQTQRWQYAGKRTVDEGDE, encoded by the exons ATGGACATTTTGCATCGAGCGATTACACAGGTGAGCATTATTATCGGAACACCTTACCGGGCCACACTCGCTAATGTATCGACCCCGTATGATCGGGCAGAGGAAGAAGTCATTTCCCACCTATGGGTGCAGCTGTTAATTCACCTCAACGTTTATTCGTATGGCGTATGGCTGGTGGTGACCGTCGCATTTCTCCACTACGAG TTCGccaccgtgagcggtatcgagaaAACACTCTCCATCCTTTCGCTGGTGGTTGCCATACCGCTCGAGGCCGTACGGCTCTACCTTGGCCACACGGGAAATCTGATGAGTGCG ATACCCAGTTTTGCCGGATTCCTTATACTTTCGCTACTGATTCAGCTACCGCTGCAGCTGTATCTTCTGCTGgccacacacaccacaaaGCACACCGTACCGCTGGTGGTGCAGTCGATCACGATCCTGCTGCTCGTGCTGCAGATTCTCGTTGGCGTACCGGCGATGAGGAAACTGTCCGACTTTCGTaggaaacaatttcaaacacaACGCTGGCAGTACGCGGGCAAACGGACGGTAGACGAAGGAGATGAATGA
- the LOC118506482 gene encoding putative inositol monophosphatase 3: protein MNLGRSIRINKCGVVILGLLFMCILYYLWNSNASNSATYAFSKNPNEINLRKLLIGSIQAAQHGGFEVVAVSKSRDLHEQSKGKTKEGANNPVTDADYRSNCVMKNGLLRIFPKLRVISEEDDRQEQCAEVQLFDLDPTVLPESVTVPDERVNIDEVDVWIDPLDATQEYTERLHEYVTTMVCVAVKGVPTIGIIHNPFTMKTTWAWRDRALSESLANLKHDADAKHPTIIVSRSHAGAVKEQSKQIFGENAQVITAGGAGFKVLQVIQNNATAYLHTTHIKKWDICAGDAILGAIGGRMSDLHNENIVYHRDTPALNPNGLLAAALSSTHEAYIKRIVESKHFVRR, encoded by the exons ATGAATTTGGGCCGATCGATACGCATCAATAAGTGTGGGGTCGTGATATTGGGGCTGCTGTTTATGTGCATTCTGTACTACCTCTGGAACAGCAATGCGTCAAACAGTGCAACATATGCGTTCAGCAAAAATCCGAACGAAATCAATCTGCGCAAACTGCTGATCGGTTCGATACAGGCCGCACAGCACGGTGGGTTCGAGGTGGTGGCTGTATCGAAATCGCGCGACCTACACGAACAAAGCAAAGGCAAAACGAAGGAAGGTGCGAACAACCCGGTCACCGATGCAGACTACCGGTCGAACTGTGTGATGAAGAATGGGTTGTTGCGAATATTTCCCAAGCTGAGGGTGATCTCCGAGGAGGACGATAGGCAGGAGCAGTGTGCGGAGGTGCAGCTGTTCGATCTGGATCCTACCGTGCTGCCGGAAAGCGTTACCGTGCCGGACGAGCGCGTAAACATTGACGAGGTGGATGTTTGGATCGATCCACTGGATGCCACACAGGAGTACACCG AGAGACTCCATGAGTACGTCACCACAATGGTTTGCGTAGCGGTGAAAGGAGTGCCAACGATCGGCATCATTCATAATCCTTTCACCATGAAAACGACCTGGGCCTGGCGCGACAGAGCACTGTCAGAATCGCTGGCCAATCTGAAGCACGATGCCGACGCGAAACATCCAACCATTATCGTTTCCCGTTCGCATGCTGGTGCAGTGAAGGAACAGTCGAAGCAAATTTTCGGTGAAAACGCACAAGTTATTACGGCCGGTGGAGCTG GCTTCAAAGTGCTCCAGGTGATACAGAACAACGCTACGGCGTACCTACACACGACGCACATCAAAAAGTGGGACATTTGTGCTGGCGATGCCATACTCGGCGCGATCGGCGGCCGGATGAGCGATTTGCACAACGAGAATATCGTGTACCACCGGGATACACCGGCGCTCAACCCGAACGGGCTGCTGGCGGCGGCCCTATCATCAACGCACGAAGCATACATTAAGCGAATAGTGGAAAGCAAACACTTTGTACGACGGTAG
- the LOC118506480 gene encoding uncharacterized protein LOC118506480, which yields MCDLAHNLQLKNVQPGQVFHYSVIFLKAELVNPCRSGKVQIVCNNNQPVQFSIAAENGIGNVEGKQEVHQKLRILLRLFGGEHVYEVQYCNVKTSSRFLYAASDTLFTVVPLYIICKGHSGRYQSHEDDSRNGSEEACRKITLAIELLQCLYAEKLHEHGYGRKTFTLESPCVPFHSGLEWERSTTMTEGELWHQFATELLQSKRYDMERVKVVGFLSSTHFDGISDGDYSYENIRKKTTGHAALGGGGLALFGTGCLYTWPPALEAVCDSFTSQQPVDCGKLLDDSNYRRTYGGCFATTLGSVCHEMGHTFDLGHTPDSSIMGDGFDAIDNAFVGPRVGCRGSVRAPKRLIDTKPHGLAGRLTQLKRPGDVLRQRLEAKHNDGVFFAPISARTLSYHRWFNPHHRAGSNGLPSGTMQFDHCTRTVMCSNGSSIVLAELRTTDNGMMQKCWTFQEGQQASATTFTLPRLPNLPYLTLFAMDADGNILKANLCSISTAQT from the exons ATGTGCGATTTAGCGCATAATCTACAATTAAAAAATGTACAGCCCGGTCAAGTATTTCATTATTCCGTTATTTTTCTAAAAGCCGAACTAGTTAACCCATGTCGCAGTGGAAAAGTGCAAATAGTTTGCAACAACAATCAGCCAGTTCAATTCTCGATCGCCGCAGAAAACGGTATAGGTAACGTTGAGGGAAAGCAAGAAGTGCATCAAAAGCTACGCATTCTACTGAGACTGTTTGGTGGTGAACACGTGTACGAAGTGCAGTACTGTAATGTGAAAACGTCCAGCCGCTTTCTCTACGCTGCTTCGGACACGCTCTTTACGGTAGTGCCACTGTACATCATCTGCAAAGGGCATAGCGGCCGATATCAGTCGCATGAGGACGATTCCCGCAATGGCAGTGAGGAGGCTTGTCGAAAAATAACGCTCGCCATCGAGCTTCTCCAGTGTTTGTACGCGGAAAAGTTGCACGAACATGGCTACGGCCGGAAAACGTTTACGCTCGAATCACCGTGCGTGCCGTTCCACTCGGGGCTGGAATGGGAACGTTCGACCACCATGACGGAAGGCGAACTTTGGCATCAGTTCGCCACGGAGCTGCTTCAATCGAAGCGGTACGACATGGAGCGGGTAAAGGTGGTCGGTTTCCTGAGCAGCACCCACTTCGACGGGATCTCCGACGGGGACTACTCGTACGAGAACATCCGGAAGAAAACGACCGGACATGCTGCACTCGGTGGCGGTGGATTGGCACTCTTTGGGACGGGTTGTCTCTACACGTGGCCTCCGGCGCTTGAGGCAGTGTGTGATTCATTCACCAGCCAGCAACCCGTTGACTGTGGCAAACTGTTGGATGACAGTAACTACAGACGCAC GTACGGAGGCTGTTTTGCCACAACACTCGGTTCCGTTTGTCACGAGATGGGCCACACGTTCGATCTCGGTCACACACCGGACAGCTCCATCATGGGCGATGGGTTCGATGCGATTGACAACGCGTTTGTCGGACCGCGTGTCGGTTGCCGTGGTAGTGTCCGGGCACCGAAACGTCTTATCGATACCAAACCGCACGGTCTGGCGGGCAGACTTACCCAGCTCAAACGGCCGGGCGATGTGTTGCGACAGCGACTGGAAGCTAAGCATAATGATGGTGTCTTTTTTGCGCCCATCAGTGCACGAACACTGAGCTACCATCGATGGTTCAACCCTCATCATCGTGCGGGTTCCAACGGGTTGCCCAGTGGGACGATGCAGTTTGACCACTGCACGAGAACGGTCATGTGCAGCAACGGTTCGTCGATCGTTCTGGCCGAACTACGCACAACCGACAATGGTATGATGCAAAAATGTTGGACGtttcaggaagggcagcaggCAAGTGCCACCACCTTTACCCTTCCCAGGCTACCCAACCTGCCGTACCTTACCCTGTTCGCAATGGATGCCGATGGAAACATTCTAAAAGCGAACCTTTGCAGTATTAGCACAGCACAAACGTAG
- the LOC118506485 gene encoding trypsin-1 — protein MFRLVRNRWCLASVVLTLSQLTTIEGQISLSSVPCGRQQQRIVGGVNSNRGQITYIASLTKRGGHFCGASIVNERWLLTAGHCVCSGASKVLRANQIQAVLGLYRRSEFSGINQIDADPFADRAYEVGIRTIVPHPGYSCDKPSNDIALLELARQIDFTASVRPICLSSGSDGSARVEGRTAVVAGWGWQQENRNLGDKADTLQRAVVDVFRNEECESMYRRGNRSRTIARTQLCAGKGTGGVDACWADSGGPLVTSDNVLIGIVSTGIGCARPGFPGIYTRVSEYAGWIVTVIDRFNNRR, from the exons ATGTTTCGTCTGGTGCGGAATCGCTGGTGTCTTGCGTCGGTTGTGTTGACCCTCAGCCAGCTGACGACCATCGAAGGGCAGATAAGTC TATCATCCGTACCGTGCGGACGACAGCAGCAACGGATCGTCGGTGGTGTGAACTCGAACCGCGGTCAGATAACGTACATTGCCAGCCTCACCAAACGGGGTGGCCATTTCTGTGGTGCATCGATCGTCAACGAACGATGGCTCCTGACGGCTGGACACTGTGTCTGCAG CGGTGCTAGTAAGGTGCTGCGTGCCAATCAAATCCAGGCCGTGCTGGGCCTCTACCGAAGGTCCGAATTCAGTGGCATCAATCAAATCGATGCGGATCCGTTCGCCGACCGTGCTTACGAGGTGGGCATACGGACGATCGTACCCCATCCCGGATACAGCTGCGACAAACCGTCGAACGATATCGCACTGCTCGAGCTGGCCAGACAAATCGACTTCACCGCATCGGTACGGCCGATTTGTCTGTCGAGCGGTTCGGACGGGTCAGCCCGTGTCGAGGGACGGACGGCAGTGGTGGCCGGTTGGGGTTGGCAGCAGGAAAACCGCAACCTGGGCGATAAGGCCGATACCCTGCAGCGGGCGGTTGTGGATGTGTTCCGGAACGAGGAATGCGAAAGCATGTACCGGCGAGGCAATCGATCGAGAACGATCGCTCGGACGCAACTGTGCGCCGGCAAGGGAACGGGTGGAGTCGATGCGTGTTGGGCCGATTCCGGTGGCCCACTGGTGACGAGCGACAACGTGCTGATTGGTATCGTGTCCACTGGGATTGGTTGTGCCCGGCCAGGATTTCCTGGCATTTACACACGGGTAAGCGAGTACGCCGGGTGGATCGTAACGGTGATCGATCGGTTTAATAATAGAAGGTAA
- the LOC118506487 gene encoding glycolipid transfer protein 1: MSDESVEPTAPSDVVCEAKILFRQLKPFPVIDENNNYKISTEHFLESSNQIIDAFACFGKLFAPIVRDMRQNVQKITVKYKQNEPLFQYLEDLILKDKDGNANPFDTVTDGLLWLKRAFEMMEQFFRNLLEDDACSEQVKPHLKKAYEECLLPYHGFLAQKAFQLLHLYLPTRSSLLGPPESNADNLKALDEFLVLFRANLNHINEFFTKHDLHRTYKA, from the exons ATGAGTGACGAAAGTGTAGAACCGACCGCGCCGTCGGACGTCGTGTGTGAGGCGAAGATTTTGTTCCGCCAGTTGAAACCCTTCCCGGTGATCGATGAGAACAATAATTACAAAATCAGCACCGAACACTTTCTCGAGTCGTCGAATCAAATCATCGATGCGTTCG CATGTTTTGGAAAGCTGTTCGCACCCATCGTTAGAGACATGCGGCAAAACGTTCAG AAAATAACGGTCAAATACAAACAGAACGAACCGTTGTTCCAGTATCTGGAGGATTTAATTCTGAAGGACAAGGATGGCAACGCTAACCCGTTCGACACCGTCACGGATGGTTTGCTGTGGCTGAAGAG AGCGTTCGAAATGATGGAACAATTCTTTCGCAACCTGCTGGAAGACGACGCGTGCAGTGAGCAGGTGAAGCCACACCTGAAAAAGGCGTACGAAGAATGTTTGCTGCCGTATCACGGCTTTCTCGCCCAGAAAGCGTTTCAG CTGTTACATCTCTATCTACCGACGCGATCATCACTGCTCGGACCGCCGGAATCCAATGCGGACAATCTGAAGGCGCTGGACGAGTTTCTGGTGCTGTTTCGTGCTAATTTAAATCACATTAATGAATTCTTCACCAAACATGACCTACATCGTACCTACAAAGCGTAG